TCTTCCGGGTGATGCCCGGGCCCGGCTTCCGGCGCGTGGGGCTTGAGCAGGTACAGGGCCAGTGTGGGCACCAGGGTCCGAGAAAGGATGAACGAGCTGGCCATGGCGAAGATCACCGCCAGGGCCATGGGCCGGAACAGGTAACCGGCGATGCCCTGCAGCAGGAACATCGGCACGAAGACGATGCAGATGCACAGCAGCGAGACGAAGGCCGGGCCGACGATCTGCTTGGCGCCGTCGAGGATCGCCTGCTTCACCGCCTTGCCCTGTTCCAGGTGCCAGTTGATGTTTTCGATGGTCACCGTGGCGTCGTCCACCAGGATCCCCACCGCCAGGGCCAGGCCGCCCAGGGTCATGACGTTGAGGGTCTGGCCGCTGAGCGCCAGCAGGGCAATCGCGGAAAGCACCGCCAGGGGAATCGAGGCGGCGATGATCAATGTCGAGCGCCAGCTACCGAGGAACAGCAGGATCATCGCGCTGGTCAGCAGGGCGGCGATGATGCCTTCCCGGGCCACGCTGCCCACCGATTGCTTGACGAACACCGAGGCGTCCCCCAGCAGCGAAGTCTTCAGCGCCGGCGGCAGGGTTTCGTTGATCCGCGGCAGCATCTGGCGGATGCCGTCGACGATCGACAGGGTGGAGATGTTGCCGTTCTTCAGCGCTGGCATCAGCACCGCGCGGCGTCCGTCGACCCGCACGATATTGGTCTGCGGCGGCGAGCCGTCGCGCACGTGGGCCACCTGGCCGATGGTGATCAGCGCACCGTCCACGGTCTTGATCGGCAGGTCGTTGAGCTCGTCGATGGCGGTCGGGCTGTTGTTCAGCAGCACTGTGTATTCATCGCCGCCGAGCTTGGCGGTGCCCACCGGGATGATCTGGTTCTGCGCCGCCAGGGCATTGCCCACGTCCTGGGCCGACAGGCCCTTGGCGGCCAGGGCTTGCGGGTCCAGGTCGAGGGTGATCTGGCGCTGCTTGCCGCCCATGGGCGTGGGCATGGCCAGCCCCGGTAGCGAGCTCAGGGGCAGGCGGATGTTGTTCTGCACCAGGTCGCGGATCTTCGCCTCCGACAGGGTCGGGCTGGAAAACGCCAGCTGCAGGATCGGCACCGTCGAGGCGCTGTAGTTGAGGATCAGCGGCGGGGTGATGCCCGGCGGCATCTGCTTGAGCACGGTTTGTGACACCGCTGTCACCTGGGCGTTGGCGGTGCGGATATCGACCCCGGGCTGGAAGAAGATCTTGACGATGCCCATGCCCGGCAGCGACTGCGATTCGATGTGCTCAATGTCGTTGACCGTGGTGCTCAGGGAACGCTCGTAGGTGTAGATCACCCGGCCGGCCATGGCGTCCGGCGACAGGCCGTTGTACTGCCAGACCACCGCCACCACCGGGATGCCGATGTCGGGAAACACGTCGGTGGGGGTACGCAGGGCCGCCAGGGGCCCGATGATGCAGATGAATATCGCCAGCACGATGAACGTGTAGGGCTTGAGCAGTGCGGTCTTGACCAGCCCGAGCATGCCGAAAACCTCCGAGGGAGTGGGATTGCAAACCTCGGCAGCCTGCAGCGACCCACCTAACACGCGGCTTTCAGCCAGGTGAAGGAAGTTTTAGGTAAGGCCTGAATTTCCTTTCATGTGGATTCATTTGTTCTCGCGCCCGGGCCTCGACAAGCTTGATGACCATCGACGCAGCCGATTTTTTCCGGCCGGCGTCGCACCTGTTTCTGTCACTTGCGAGGTTTTTTTCATGTCCCTCAAACCGCTGTTGCTGCTGCCGGGCCTGGGCCTGGCGTGCCTGCTCTCGGCCTGTGCCGGGCCCGTGCCCAAGGCCGATCCGCAGCAGGCCTGGATCGATCTTTCCGCGGAGTCGCCCAACGATTTGCTGGCCGACAGCGTCGACGGCAAGCGCCTGAATGATGGCCGCTACTTCCAGGTCAGCCCGGGCCAGCACCGCTTGCAGATGGCCCTGTTGCAAGGGGCCAACGGCAACTCGGCGCAGCCCGAGTGCCTGGGACGCCTGGACTACGCAGGGTTCAAGGCGGGCGGGCATTACCAACTGCTGGAGTCGAGCCAGGGCCAGGACGTGAGCGCCGCCCTGGTGGATGCCCAGGGCCGGCCAGTGGCCCGGAGCCAGCCGTTCAGTTGCCTGTAAACGCCTTTTTTCGACTGTCGAGGTACTGCGTCATGACATTTAAACCGCTGCTGCTGATTCCTGCCCTGGGCCTGGTGTGCCTGCTTTCTGCCTGCGCTGGCCCCATGCCCCAGCCCGACCCCAGCGAGGCCTGGATCGGCTTGCAGGAAGAGGGTTCCAACGACCTGATGGCCGAACGGGTGGATGGGCACAAGGTCGACGACGGGCGTTATTTTCAGGTCAAGCCCGGCACTCATCGCCTGGACGTGACCCTGTTTGAAGAGAGTGTCGGTGATTCCAACCAGCAAGACTGCAACGGCCATCTCAGCTACAGCGGCTTCAAGGCCGGCGAGCATTACAAACTGGTGGAGTCGAGCCTGGGCAGCGAGGTGTCGGCGCGCTTGTATGACGCCCAGGGCAAGCAGGTGGCCAGCACCCACGACTTCAGTTGCATGCCCGGCTGACGGGGCTGTTTAACGCGCGCAAATCAGGACGTTTCGCTCAACACAAAGAGACAGGCCTGACTTCAGGCCCATGGCGAGCCACGGGATCATGGGGGCCTGTCTCCCAGCAAGCGGGCGTGCGTTATGAAGCAAAAGGCTGAAGCGGCAATTAACCCCACCGATGTGGCATTTGGCGAAGTGGCGCATATGATCAGCGCCGCGCGGCAACGGGCGGTGCGGGCGGTGAACACTGAACTGGTGGAGCTGTATTGGCAGGTCGGGGCCTATATCAGCCGCAAGCTCGAGGCGGCGGAATGGGGTGATGGCGTGGTCCAGCAATTGGCCGATTACCTGGCGCGGCAGCAGCCGGGGCTGCGGGGGTTTACCCGGGCCAACCTGTTTCGCATGCGGCAGTTTTATGAGGCCTATCGCGATGACGAGAAAGTCGCACCACTGGTGCGACAATTGTCCTGGAGCCACCATCTGGTGGTGATGGGGCAGAGCAAAGGGCCACGTGAGCGTGAGTTCTACCTGCGCTTGGCGATCCAGGAGCACTGGTCGAGGCGCGAGTTGGAACGGCAGATCAAATCCGCGCTGTTCGAACGCACGCTGAGCCACCCGGCCAATGCCACGGCCACCTTGAAACAGGCCCGTCCCGAGGCCCTGAAGGTCTTCAAGGATGCCTACATGGTGGAGTTTCTCGACCTGCCCCCGGGGCATGACGAGGCCGATCTGCATCAGGGGCTGGTGCGTCAACTCAAGGATTTTCTGATCGAGATGGGCCGCGACTTCTGCTTTGTCGCTTCGGGCTACCCCTTGCAGGTTGGCGGGCGCGATTTCGTCCTGGATCTGCTGCTGTTCCATCGTGGGTTGAATTGCCTGGTGGCCGTTGAACTCAAGGTCGGGCGCTTCGAACCGGAGTACCTGGGCAAGCTGGGCTTCTACCTGAAGGCCCTGGATCGTCAGGTGCGCAAACCCCACGAAAAACCGGCCCTGGGCGTGCTGCTGTGTGCCAGCAAGGAAGACGAGGTGGTGGAATATGCCCTCAACCGTTCGCTGTCTCCGGCGTTGATCGCCGAGTACCGGACCCAGTTGCCGGACAAACAACTGCTGCAGGCCAAGCTGCAGGAGTTCTATGCCCTGGACACGCAGGCGCGGTGAGCCGGGCGGCGACTCTGGCCGGGCTGCCGCAGCGCCCTGGTGAGTCGAGTGCGCACCCAGGCGCCGCCCTCCGGTTCATTGCGGCTCACTGCCGAACCAGTCGGCCAGGCGTGCGCTGGCTTGCTCCCGGACCTCGGCGTTGATGTGGGCGGCCACCGTCACCACCGAGCCGGTCAACAGGCCGAGGTCATCCACGTACCCGGCCCCGGGAATCAGGTCGGGGATCAGGTCCAGCGGCAGCACGAAGTAACCCAGGGCGGCGTAGATGGTGGTCTTGGCCCAGATCGGGGTTTGCGGTCGTTGCGCGGCGTAGTAGAGCCACAGGGCTTTCTGGATCAGGGCCCGGCCGATGCGCGAGGCGTAGCGGCCGATCTTGTGCCAGAAACAGAGTTCAAGGGACTGGGCGGTGGACATGGCGCACTCCTGGTGGGGCATGGGTCCAGGTCATGGTCGCCACCTAAGCGCTGGTTCGGCAGAGGCCAATATTTCCCCGGTGGTTTCCCTCGTAGCAGTGCTGTTCAGGGCTGCCGACGGGCCTCCAGGCGCTGGAACAGCAGCATGCCCAGGAGCATGGCCAGGACGAACACCCAGGCTTGCCAGTGGCCCCCCGGCAACAGCACCAGGGCCGGTCCCGGGCAGATCCCGGCTATGCCCCAGCCGATGCCGAACAGCAGGCTGCCGCCGATCAGGCGTCGATCGACATTGCGCTTGGCGGGGATCTGCATGGGCGCCCCGAGCAGCGAGCGCGAGCGGCCCATGGCCCAATGGAAAGGCCACCAGGCCACGGCGATGGCGCCGAGCATCACCAGCGCCAGGGACGGATCCCAGCGGCCGGCCAGGTCGAGAAAGCCCAGGACCTTGGCCGGATTGGCCATGCCTGCCAGCAGCAGGCCGATGCCGAACAGCAGGCCGGCAAAAAATGCGCTGAGTTTTCTCATGGCAGCAGCCCCAGTCCGTGGCGCAATACCCAGACCGTGGCGAAGCCGGTGCCCATGAAGCACAGGGTGGCGACGAGCGAGCGTGGCGACAGCCGGGAAATGCCGCAGACCCCGTGGCCGCTGGTGCAACCGGCGCCATAGCGGGTGCCGATGCCCACCAGCAGGCCGGCGCCGATCAGGCCGAGCAGGCCGCCCTGGAACTCGGCCACCGGCAGGGCGTGAAACAGGCCCCAGAGCAGGGGCGCCAGCAACAGCCCGAGGATGAACAGGGCTTTTTCGCCCCAGCCGTCGCTGCCCGGTTGCAGCAGGCTGCCGAGCAGGCCGCTGATTCCGGCGATGCGCCCGTTGGCGACGATCAACAGCCCGGCCGCCAGGCCGATCAGCGCGCCTCCGGCCAGGGCCGAGCCCGGGGTGAAATGTACGGCATCAAAGAGCATGGGGATTTCCTCTGCATGGTCCTGTTGTTCCACCTTGGAAGCGCGGCGTCGGTGGCGACGCCTTCGCTGGCAAGCCAGCGGCGACAGCTGCCGTGTAACTGTTGTTGTGGCAGCCGGCTGGCCGGCGCAAGGACTTCAATGGGACAGCCAGCCCAGGGCCCCGCCCGCCAGCAGCAGCGCCGCCAGCATGCCGGTGACGGCGAACAGTTGTTGCAGGCGCGGCCCGGCCAGGTGGCTGGCCACCTGACGGCCCAGCACCAGGCCCACTACCGCGCCCAGGGCAAAGGGTGCGC
This genomic stretch from Pseudomonas sp. Os17 harbors:
- a CDS encoding DUF6691 family protein: MRKLSAFFAGLLFGIGLLLAGMANPAKVLGFLDLAGRWDPSLALVMLGAIAVAWWPFHWAMGRSRSLLGAPMQIPAKRNVDRRLIGGSLLFGIGWGIAGICPGPALVLLPGGHWQAWVFVLAMLLGMLLFQRLEARRQP
- a CDS encoding YkvA family protein, which codes for MSTAQSLELCFWHKIGRYASRIGRALIQKALWLYYAAQRPQTPIWAKTTIYAALGYFVLPLDLIPDLIPGAGYVDDLGLLTGSVVTVAAHINAEVREQASARLADWFGSEPQ
- a CDS encoding PA0061/PA0062 family lipoprotein — its product is MTFKPLLLIPALGLVCLLSACAGPMPQPDPSEAWIGLQEEGSNDLMAERVDGHKVDDGRYFQVKPGTHRLDVTLFEESVGDSNQQDCNGHLSYSGFKAGEHYKLVESSLGSEVSARLYDAQGKQVASTHDFSCMPG
- a CDS encoding YeeE/YedE family protein, with protein sequence MSPLACQRRRRHRRRASKVEQQDHAEEIPMLFDAVHFTPGSALAGGALIGLAAGLLIVANGRIAGISGLLGSLLQPGSDGWGEKALFILGLLLAPLLWGLFHALPVAEFQGGLLGLIGAGLLVGIGTRYGAGCTSGHGVCGISRLSPRSLVATLCFMGTGFATVWVLRHGLGLLP
- a CDS encoding PA0061/PA0062 family lipoprotein, with translation MSLKPLLLLPGLGLACLLSACAGPVPKADPQQAWIDLSAESPNDLLADSVDGKRLNDGRYFQVSPGQHRLQMALLQGANGNSAQPECLGRLDYAGFKAGGHYQLLESSQGQDVSAALVDAQGRPVARSQPFSCL
- a CDS encoding PDDEXK nuclease domain-containing protein, translating into MKQKAEAAINPTDVAFGEVAHMISAARQRAVRAVNTELVELYWQVGAYISRKLEAAEWGDGVVQQLADYLARQQPGLRGFTRANLFRMRQFYEAYRDDEKVAPLVRQLSWSHHLVVMGQSKGPREREFYLRLAIQEHWSRRELERQIKSALFERTLSHPANATATLKQARPEALKVFKDAYMVEFLDLPPGHDEADLHQGLVRQLKDFLIEMGRDFCFVASGYPLQVGGRDFVLDLLLFHRGLNCLVAVELKVGRFEPEYLGKLGFYLKALDRQVRKPHEKPALGVLLCASKEDEVVEYALNRSLSPALIAEYRTQLPDKQLLQAKLQEFYALDTQAR